The following coding sequences lie in one Arabidopsis thaliana chromosome 3, partial sequence genomic window:
- a CDS encoding UDP-glucose/GDP-mannose dehydrogenase family protein (UDP-glucose/GDP-mannose dehydrogenase family protein; FUNCTIONS IN: NAD or NADH binding, oxidoreductase activity, acting on the CH-OH group of donors, NAD or NADP as acceptor; INVOLVED IN: oxidation reduction; LOCATED IN: endomembrane system; EXPRESSED IN: cultured cell; CONTAINS InterPro DOMAIN/s: UDP-glucose/GDP-mannose dehydrogenase, dimerisation and substrate-binding domain (InterPro:IPR014028), UDP-glucose/GDP-mannose dehydrogenase, C-terminal (InterPro:IPR014027); BEST Arabidopsis thaliana protein match is: UDP-glucose 6-dehydrogenase family protein (TAIR:AT5G15490.1); Has 4547 Blast hits to 4540 proteins in 1270 species: Archae - 101; Bacteria - 2703; Metazoa - 193; Fungi - 72; Plants - 179; Viruses - 0; Other Eukaryotes - 1299 (source: NCBI BLink).), whose product MFNTVSNKKIVVLEFAFKKDTRETPAIDVCKGLLGDKARISIYDPQVTEEQIQRDLTMNTFDWDHPLHLQPMSPTTVKQVSVAWDAYAATKDAHGICLLTEWDEYKTLDYERIFENMQKPAFVFDGRNVFDAEKLRKIGFIVYSIGKPLDQWHMPALA is encoded by the coding sequence ATGTTCAATACTGTTTCCAACAAAAAGATTGTTGTCCTCGAGTTCGCCTTCAAGAAAGACACGAGAGAGACTCCAGCCATTGACGTCTGCAAAGGTTTGTTAGGAGACAAGGCCCGAATCAGCATCTATGATCCACAAGTCACGGAAGAACAAATCCAAAGAGACTTAACCATGAACACATTCGACTGGGACCATCCACTTCACCTCCAACCCATGAGTCCAACCACTGTGAAACAAGTCTCAGTTGCTTGGGACGCTTACGCTGCCACCAAAGACGCCCACGGAATCTGCTTGTTAACCGAGTGGGACGAGTATAAGACGCTTGACTATGAGCGGATTTTTGAAAACATGCAGAAACCAGCGTTTGTCTTCGATGGCAGAAATGTTTTTGATGCAGAGAAGCTGAGGAAGATAGggtttattgtttactctattgGTAAGCCGTTGGACCAGTGGCACATGCCTGCTCTTGCTTAG
- the ISU2 gene encoding ISCU-like 2 (ISCU-like 2 (ISU2); CONTAINS InterPro DOMAIN/s: NIF system FeS cluster assembly, NifU, N-terminal (InterPro:IPR002871), ISC system FeS cluster assembly, IscU scaffold (InterPro:IPR011339); BEST Arabidopsis thaliana protein match is: SufE/NifU family protein (TAIR:AT4G22220.1); Has 5480 Blast hits to 5480 proteins in 1991 species: Archae - 108; Bacteria - 3649; Metazoa - 148; Fungi - 153; Plants - 89; Viruses - 0; Other Eukaryotes - 1333 (source: NCBI BLink).), with protein MMMLRQTSRKAYLGLQASPLGLGRRLYHENVIDHFENPRNVGSFNRNDPNVGTGLVGAPACGDLMSLQIKVDDSGQIIDTRFKTFGCGSAIASSSVASEWIKGKTLDEVMTIKNAEIAKHLRLPPVKLHCSMLAEDAIKSAVRDYKEKQAKTNAAAAEETVKA; from the exons atgATGATGCTAAGGCAAACGTCGAGAAAGGCTTACCTAGGGTTACAGGCGTCTCCTCTAGGGTTAGGTCGTCGATTATACCACGAGAATGTAATCGACCActttgaaaaccctagaaacgTTGGCTCCTTCAACAGGAATGACCCTAACGTTGGCACGGGATTGGTAGGAGCTCCTGCCTGCGGAGACCTCATGAGCCTCCAGATTAAGGTCGATGATTCAGGTCAGATCATTGATACTCGATTCAAGACCTTTGGCTGTGGCTCCGCTATCGCCTCATCTTCCGTTG CTTCTGAATGGATCAAGGGCAAAACCTTAGACGAAGTTATGACCATCAAGAACGC GGAAATCGCTAAGCATCTTAGGTTGCCACCGGTAAAGCTACATTGCAGTATGCTTGCAGAGGACGCTATCAAGTCCGCGGTCAGAGACTACAAGGAGaagcaagcaaagactaaTGCTGCTGCTGCAGAAGAAACCGTCAAGGCCTGA
- a CDS encoding C2H2 and C2HC zinc fingers superfamily protein (C2H2 and C2HC zinc fingers superfamily protein; FUNCTIONS IN: sequence-specific DNA binding transcription factor activity, zinc ion binding, nucleic acid binding; LOCATED IN: intracellular; CONTAINS InterPro DOMAIN/s: Zinc finger, C2H2-like (InterPro:IPR015880), Zinc finger, C2H2-type (InterPro:IPR007087); BEST Arabidopsis thaliana protein match is: C2H2-type zinc finger family protein (TAIR:AT5G15480.1); Has 99 Blast hits to 95 proteins in 17 species: Archae - 0; Bacteria - 0; Metazoa - 2; Fungi - 0; Plants - 97; Viruses - 0; Other Eukaryotes - 0 (source: NCBI BLink).) has product MEEQQEFEKPIFEFRPKKLRTSRVSRNLMKKTGFRESMNHYEELSCNYGLRENPKKTQKSLLDHRFCTRRRRNKKILIRCKECGKGFLYEKCLFNHLQVTHSEESTRRSLFCRFSIVQRRKRSKRVSRYKKILPRFSVSSSSCTMFPVSVDDGGLLEVAESLILLSMSGGKFVNGLEHFGKALGSTQRKFEDGLLRNEQRLVGEALDSNPEVNLRKDGDFEYGLLSNEQKKLVGISRASVGTSKELSGYLANKKGREDDELGQQKQAGARILREETDNEQKLVRQETAFEDSVSGFEMNIEHRCGLCHKVFSTYQTLGGHQTFHRMRNKSKSQTKRCREESIEAEAGINNGSVTLTISAEFAEGCLGQYML; this is encoded by the coding sequence ATGGAAGAACAACAAGAATTTGAGAAACCCATCTTCGAATTCCGTCCTAAGAAGCTCAGAACCTCTCGAGTTTCGAGAAATCTCATGAAGAAGACTGGCTTCAGAGAATCTATGAATCATTACGAAGAGCTCTCTTGCAACTACGGATTGAGGGAAAACCCGAAGAAAACCCAGAAATCTTTACTCGATCATCGATTCTGtacgaggaggaggagaaataAAAAGATCCTGATTCGATGCAAAGAATGCGGGAAAGGGTTTCTTTACGAGAAATGTCTGTTTAATCATCTCCAAGTGACGCATTCTGAAGAATCTACAAGAAGAAGCCTGTTTTGTAGGTTTAGTATTGTGCAGAGGAGAAAAAGATCGAAGAGAGTTTCCAGGTACAAGAAGATTCTTCCtcgattctctgtttcttcttcttcgtgtaCTATGTTTCCTGTTTCTGTGGATGATGGAGGATTATTAGAAGTCGCTGAGTCTCTGATTCTCTTGTCCATGAGTGGTGGAAAGTTCGTGAATGGTTTGGAACATTTTGGTAAAGCTCTGGGTTCGACTCAGAGAAAATTTGAAGACGGGTTATTGAGAAATGAGCAGAGACTTGTTGGTGAAGCTCTGGATTCGAATCCAGAGGTGAATTTGAGAAAAGATGGAGACTTTGAATATGGGCTTTTGAGTAATGAGCAGAAGAAACTTGTGGGGATAAGCAGAGCATCTGTTGGAACATCGAAAGAGCTTTCGGGTTACTTGGCAAACAAGAAGGgcagagaagatgatgaattggGTCAGCAGAAACAGGCTGGAGCAAGAATACTTAGAGAAGAAACTGATAACGAACAGAAACTTGTTCGTCAAGAAACTGCATTTGAAGATTCAGTATCAGGATTTGAGATGAATATAGAGCATCGGTGTGGGCTCTGTCACAAGGTTTTCTCGACTTATCAAACTCTTGGTGGTCATCAGACGTTCCATAGAATgagaaacaaatccaaaagtCAAACCAAGAGATGCAGAGAAGAATCGATAGAAGCTGAAGCTGGGATTAATAATGGTTCAGTGACGTTGACAATAAGTGCAGAGTTTGCTGAAGGCTGTTTAGGTCAGTACATGCTTTAA